aaaaaacaaatcaacactTTTTCAGCATTTTTCAAGTTAACTTGTCTAGCAAGGTAACTAGTTTATGAATCTAAAATGTTTACGTGAACGAGATAGGTTTCTGGAATTCACTGGTTGTACAACCACCACAGCCACGCGGCGGAGCTTACTGCGGGATATTATAACCTTTACGAGAGAGATGGTTATCGCCCGATCGCTCGGATGCTCTCAAAACACTACGGCACTCTCAACTTCACTTGCCTTGAGATGAAAGATACCGACAATAGTGCTGAAGCCCTAAGTGCTCCACAAGAACTTGTTCAAATGGTACACCAAGAGAATAGATTTCAAGATTTGTGCGTTCACATTCAACGGTCTGTATCATGATTTATTTTGGTAAATCATTTATTTAGGTATTGAGCAAAGCATGGAAAGAAGGCATAGAAGTTGCTGGTGAGAATGCATTAGAGACCTATGGAACCAAAGGTTACAATCAGATTCTACTTAATGCGAGGCCTAACGGGGTTAACCATAACGGTAAGCCGAAGCTGAGAATGTACGGCTTTACTTACCTACGGTTGTCCGATACTGTCTTTCAAGAAAACAACTTTGAACTGTTCAAGAAGTTTGTGAGGAAAATGCACGCTGACCAAGTAAGTATAGTTAGACTTTAAAGTTATACCATGAAATTGGTCTTTTTCTCTTAtgtaataaaacataatatgtatttaaaatgGGAACAATACAAGGATTACTGTGGAGATGCGGAGAAGTACGGGCATGAGATTGTACCGTTGAAGACACCTAACTCGCACCTGACGGTGGAGGATATCGCGGACGCGGCTCAGCCAAGTGCAGCATTCAAGTGGGATACTGAAACcgacatgaaggttgatggttgatCATCTTATCGTCAAACAAAATAAGAGAAGGAAGTGGTAATAAAAGGTTTTTGCAACGTCTACTGCAAAAATGATGGTGGCTACAAACTTTTTATATTCGTCGTACGTTTCGGTTACGGGAATAAATAAACCGTTTTGGTTTGTATTGTGTGGAGTGAAGAGTGCTTGATCTGATTGAATAAAGTTTGTGTAGT
This DNA window, taken from Brassica oleracea var. oleracea cultivar TO1000 unplaced genomic scaffold, BOL UnpScaffold03100, whole genome shotgun sequence, encodes the following:
- the LOC106321807 gene encoding beta-amylase 5-like, producing MLSKHYGTLNFTCLEMKDTDNSAEALSAPQELVQMVLSKAWKEGIEVAGENALETYGTKGYNQILLNARPNGVNHNGKPKLRMYGFTYLRLSDTVFQENNFELFKKFVRKMHADQDYCGDAEKYGHEIVPLKTPNSHLTVEDIADAAQPSAAFKWDTETDMKVDG